actactttgtgccgtgaactactatgtctcctcctcgatttggttgtaagaactactatgtcTGGTGAACTACTAtttctcctcctcgatttggtggtaagaactactatgtgtcgtgaagtactatgtgttatgaactactatgtgtcatgAAGTACTTCGTGCATATGTTCTTTTCACAGTTGTTTGCTTGCTACGTATCAATCCTACTTCACATCTGGGCGCTGCAATCTACAGTTGTTACTTACTATGTTTGCATATGCTAAAAAATTCACTAAGTCCAAGTGCAACGCCTAGCATCTGGGCGCTGCAATCTACCGTGTGGCGCCTAGCTGCTgtggctctctggatagctaAAAAATTCACTAAGTCCAAGTCCAAGTGCCTTAAACTGGAGGCCTACCTTCTgtggctctctggatagctacagacctgtgcagcgcctagcctggaggcgccacactctacagtgcagcgcctggccgctaggcgttgcacggtatagtgtggcgcccccgagctaggcgctgcacaaacacttagcgaaTTTTTTGCCTCAAACTGGAGGCCTATCTTCTGTGtctctctggatagctacagacctgTGCAGCACCTAGCGTGGAGGCGCCCCactctacagtgcagcgcctggtagctaggcgttgcacagtatagtgtggcgcctccaggctaggcgctgcacaggtctgtaGCTATGCAGACAACAACAGAAGGTATGGCAAGTtacagacctgtgcagcgcctagcctggaggcgccacactctacagtgcagcgcctggCCGCTAGGCGTTGCACAGTATAGTGTGGCGCCCCCTAGCTAGccgctgcacaaacacttagcgaattttttgcctcaaactggaggcctaccttctgtggctctctggatagctacagacctgtgcagcgcctagcccggaggcgccacactctacagtgcagcgcctgcctgctaggcgttgcacagtagagtgtggcgcctccaggctGGGCACTGCACAGGTCTGTAGCTATGCAGACAGCAACAGAAGGTATGGCAAGTTacagacatgtgcagcgcctagcctggaggcgccacactctacagtgcagcgcctggCTGCTAGGCGTTGCACAGTATAGTGCGGCGCCTTCAGGCTAGGCGCTGCGCAAACACTTAGCGAATTTTTTGCCTCAAACTGGAGGCCTACCTTCTgtggctctctggatagctacagaccaGTGCAGCGctagcctggaggcgccacactctacagtgcagcgcctggccgctaggcgttgcacagtatagtgtggcgccccctagctaggcgctgcacaaacacttagcgaattttttgcctcaaactggaggcctaccttctgtggctctctggatagctacagacctgtgcagcgcctagcccggaggcgccacactctacagtgcagcgcctgccggctaggcgttgcacagtagagtgtggcgcctctaggctaggcgctgcacaggtctgtaGCTATGCAGACAGCAACAGAAGGTATGCCAAGTTacagacatgtgcagcgcctagcctggaggcgccacactctacagtgcagcgcctggCAGCTAGGCGTTGCACAGTATAGTGCGGCGCCTTCAGGCTAGGCGCAGCACAAACACTTAGCGAGTTTTTTGCCTCAAACTGGAGGCCTACCTTCGGTTGCTGTCTGGATAGCTTcagacctgtgcagcgcctagcctggaggcgccacactctacagtgcagcgcctgccggctaggcgttgcacagtagagtgtggcgcctccaggctaggTGCTGCACAGGTCTGAAGCTATCCAGACAGCAACAGAAGGTATGGCAAGTtacagacctgtgcagcgcctagcctggaggcgccacactctactgtgcagcgcctggcagctaggcgttgcacagtatagtgtggcgcccccgggctaggcgctgcacaaacacttagcaaATTTTTTGCCTCAAACTGGAGGCCTACCTTCTGTGCCTCCCCCCCCTCTACTAGGTCATTTTCAGCCACAGTTCAACAATTCGTATAATAAACATTAAGGTTCAAAAAGGGTTCACCACAGACATCATTTCTTAGAAAGGACCATCACAATAAGTTCAAGTTTAACATAGAGCTaccaccactccaagttcaacgacataacaaaTTCCACATTACTAATAGGTACgaccactccaagttcaacgacataacaaaTTCCATTCTAAGTTCAACATTATAAAAAATGATGATGACTAGTGCTTTCCACGCTTGCTGGCTCCTCCCCCCCTCTTGACGCTTATCTTCTTCACCTTCCTAGGAAGAGGAAcccgctccggctccggctccggttCGTCCACGTCATCTACATAGTCATCCAAAGCCGCCATCCGCGAGGTGCCGACCGTCCTTTTGCCTCTTTGGCCTCTTTGGGTGAAGTCTTCAGGTGTGTACTTGTTGATTCCCGTCCTAGGCTTCAACTCGTATGCAGACCGAGCCTGGTACCTCCCCACGGTCATATCATCAGCAACCTATGCATCAACAGACGATATGAAAAGACCGTGTGTGAGGATATAGTTAGCAATGCATCAACAAATGGATATATATCATCGTGACATACCTTTTGGGTGACCACACCCACGTCCTCATCCTCGAAAGGTTCACCATGGCCCTGCCCCGAAGCGGGATCTGATGGTGTCGCCGACCTAGACCGTTCTGGTGATACATACTCGGGGTCACGACAACCGAAAAGGTTTGTTAGCCGCCTTAACTTTTGGCCCTGACGCTGCAACATGTACAATTGAATGAGACATGGAACGTAGCAACAAATGTTAAGTGCTAGTTTGAAGGAGATGTGAACCTTAATGAATGCTCGAAGTGCACCTTCCCCATCGCTTTTGCCAGCCGGGGTTGTTTCCAGAATAGTCTCGGTCTCATCAGCTGCTTTCTTGATCTGGGCACGCTATGAACAGAAACGGTATCAAAGTGTTaggcaagcgaagatgtgaatagTGCGAATGGAAAAGCAAAAAGGGCTAACCACAAAGTTCATCATTGGAGCTGAAGGGATCACTGAGTTGCCTTTCCTGACTAATGCGTTGTACTGGTGCTGGGCTACCTCATCAAAAACGGTGGGTTCTTCCAGAATCTCCTCAGCATACGCCGGCTGGCATACCTCCACGCGGGTACTTGCAAGAAACCATGTGAGATAGTTGTTGAACGCGATCGGGCAGTGCTCACGAAGCTGGGCTCGTTTTCCAGCCCTTGCTTGCTCCACACTAAGAGCGAACTGCACGACATACTTCCTGTGATGCTTGGCCCAATCCTTAATCTTCCGCTGCTTTTTCCTATCCAACCTGCAAGTTAGAAACAGAATATTAGCATCATCGAAACCGTCGAGAAGCTGCTAAGTGCTCAAGGTTAATTATATCTTACGCGTGTAGCAACTTGTCCGTGTCCTCCCACtccggcgggtgtggctggaacaaaccaaactggcggaacacccgatgtggcaggtgaagctcaaccgcccagttgcatatcagtgggcaccgCATATGCCAGAGATCCCTATCCCTAGTGCACATCGGATTCAGCCTGAACTCTATAGGGTTACCAAAACTCTCTCCTTTTCCATACGGCTCCCATTCCACCTGCAAAATGGGATTGAATGCAAAATTGATATCGAGTTACGATACAAGCATGATAATCACTTATGCAATGTCGGTTCACCTGCTCAGGCGTGATCGCGTCCAGCTTGCTCTTGTACAACTTGTACATTACCGAGGGGTCATCCGTCGTCTCATTtaacacatcccacttgtaagcccaagtggggagccgtagtgggtcctctttatcgtcccaatcctcgtacttcacggtcttcgtcgtccaaccggcaaacgctcccagctccatatggaaagtgtgagcagacaaccaccaatacctccagtgtgcctacaacaggcttcgtccaactgcacataaagagaacatggtcaaatttgccgcaagagcacattgataatgtatcaatgaagtgaaaaggaaacaacttcatacctgtcgatacaagtaagccagtgtcgccgaaccccaactccatttgctatcgaagacggtcaacgccttcagccacatccatggagtattcttgcctgtgccatcagcaaacattgtcctggatatcacgtaccacatgtagacacgagcataTGTCTTCACCATGTCCTCATTAGCATCCTCAGAGCAATGACTGAAGTTCGATGATATCCACGTGAAAGTAGCGCCCGCtgcgactctttccttcttcttatcTTCTGCTTCTGGTTCCCGAGGCTCCGGAGGAACCATACCGATAAGGGCATGCATCTGCGCGCGCCACCCATCAGAATCAGTGTTCATACATAAAAGATTGCCATCGATAGgaagaccggtgatcatagcaataTCCTGCAGCGTCATGGTCATCTCCCCGCTCCGAAGATGGAAAGTGTGTGTCTCCGGCCTCCAATGATCAATAAGCGCGGTGAGTGCTGCAGCATTGTTGGGTGGCGTCGACCAGCGGACCAACTGAATGAAAGGGAGAAGTCCTGCCTCCCTTACATAcggtgtgtaccgctcatcatagcgcatccatccaaggctgatcccgtgagaccgaagcttcagaggtgcaagctcctacaaacaaacaaatcataacattacatatggggcatttgtgtttgaaaaaaaaaatgaaattcataacaccggccactttcagtattacccgctgctccaccgacatagcgtacgaccggtgttgtttgtcccaatgatcatcgagaagccaaaccatcctaacaatttcatcaaagcattcttgtcaacacgattatcttttcaattcaaaaaaactaaagtaggcctactacatgcaagattcaaagcATATGTATCCAAAGCATTTTTCTCAATACGAGTATAATTCAAAGCATATGTATCCAAAACTAAACTAGGCCTACTTCATACAAATAACTTTTTCATagaaataacatgtcaatctataTATCCAACCATAtgttttcaataaaataaaatacactAGGGTTCCACAAATCAAACAAACAAGGGTTGTAATACATGCAAATTtctaatacatgcaagattcatatctaatcaaatcaaacaaggatTCCCCAAATCTTTAAAATACCATATTTTAtatggatagaaagaaggggGTCGGAGGAGAGTACCTTCTAGGATGGATTGGTGAAGAAATGCACGGACCAAATCGTTGGATCTGAAGGATttgggagaggggattgagagggggagagAAGGAAGCCGCCGGCGCTGTTCTGTAACTCCTGGAACGaatgggtggggtggggggagggggagcggTCGGCTGGCATCTAAGTCACAGTGCAACGCCTaagggctaggcgctgcacattacatgtgtggCGCCTACCTCGTAGGCGCTGCACTGCTGGGTCCGGGGCCcagggctgccacggtggactgGAGTGCAACGCCccagagctaggcgctgcaccgttgggtgtggcgccggcgtgacGGGCACTGCATAAAAAGATCAGgggagtgaaatagtttcacgggcagttcattctgtgaattgatttcgttccgaggtcaaaattgtcaaatttgccggtTTAGCCAGAGAGCACTCGAACAACTATATACTGTTATCTACAACTTCCATAGTTACATTTCTTTCATGGCTCCGCATATAGGATACATCACGTCACATCCAATGAAATGGATGTGATTACTATAATATTATTTTGGAAACTCTAATCTGTAACATTGTGGCAATGATTTTCGACTTCAGAACCATGTCATCTGCACGTTAGCATGTAATCTACTAATAACAGGACAAAGTTCTACTTCGACTATACTTGATGCGTAATGGTATTTGCCCTGTCGGTCACTTGCATTACAAAAGGAGAACTTTCAATGGATAATATTAAGTCGATGACAAAAAAGGAAGACATATTACACGAATAAAGCAAAATGAGTACTTCATTAAACAATAATTCTGGAACATATAGCTTTTCTGAATTAATAGAATTACCTCCAATGTGGTTTCGCTAATGGTGATATCTCAACTGGGTACTGGGTAGTCAAGAACAAATGTTCTAGGGAACTAAATGCACCTATAATTGTATGATATATTCGGCAACATGGTAATGTTTCAAAACTATTGATGCCTGACACACATTAACTAAAAACCCAATTTCCCAAATGATGTACTTTTGATACCAAATCTGTAGCTCCACAAACATTCATTGGCTAGCTGAAACAGTATAAATCTTTGAAACACTAACTGTTAAAACATTCCTCTCTAATACTGTATGTGATGTGAGGTTCTGCCTTATGTGCATCAAACGGCATAAATCACAAATATACACTGAAAGAAACATCACATGCTTCAGGCTATACACCATTTCAACCATTATGTAGAGGACACTGTCATAAAGAAACAAAACAGAGGCCACTCACCTGCTTCTTCTGCTACCTTGTATATGCAGATGAAAGCCTCCAATAATGAAAGAAGTCCTAGTTTAGGGATATGATATCCAATTTGCTAGTAATATGTCAACCAAAAATATTAGTTACAAATATTATAATTTTAGCCGGCAGCAGCAATGGCCCACCAATTCAAACAGTTGCATGTAACAACATATTCCATATCGAAATATAGACTACAGTATGTACATGGACATGTTAAGAGGCTAAAAAATATGGTATACAATAGATTCTCAGGCGGGTTTTCTTATCTGCCCTAGTTGATTTTCGGAAGGGAGGTGTTCTTATATGTCCCCATATCCATCACCATCTATACAAAAGTGAAGGTTCCTCCGGTTTTCATTGTGGACAGGGGGTCAAGCGAGCATCCTACAGTCACCTTGCAACAAAAGGAATGCAAACATTAAAAACGGGAGACCAAGTTGTGACAAACCTCACAAGGCCATTGCTGCTGTCACAAGACCAAGTTGTGACTAAGCAATGGCCCACCAACTCCTTGTATGATTGATTAGTTGTTATCATCATACCATTTTGGTTAGGCTGGCATATCAAAAAAAATGATGGGCTCATTTATCATTTGCCAATTTCATGGTCAAGGCAACCATTCTTTTCGGACAGACATACACAATATATACTGAAAGGAGATATGATGACACAGTGGTAGGCGACAGTGATAGTGACTCAACACGAAAAATAGTATGGAAGGAAATCCAACACAATTAAAGAACAGTTTATGCTCAAAAAAACATTTGAGCCTGGCTCTGCAGCAGTTAAATGTAGTTCACTGATTTCACAACCAAGGAAATGTTTATACACTAACCACActaataaaataaatagaaaaggAGACATGTAAGTACTCTCAGACAAGTATGGAACCCAAACTATATTGGTATGAGACGTGTGGGGCTCAATTGTACTGCAACTACTCTCAGAGCAGTATGGAACCTAAATTGTAATGGTATTAGATGAACAgttttcaaaagaaattgagaACATTGCAGCCAAAAGAATAGGTAGTGCTGTGGACTACAAAAAAGCATTCCAATAATTAACTTGGGTCAATTAAGCCGCCAACCTATTTACACGCAAGCATAAAATATAAGCAGCATGAGGCAGAGCAAAATACAACGTTCAGCCAAATCTGGGATATCAAGACAAACAATCAACCAAGGGCCATGATAGTGTGTAGGAAATAAAACTTAATGTAGCATCTAGAAAGAAAAGGAACAAATCTCGACCAACAGAAAAAAGAAGCAACCTGGGACACTCAAGTAAGGGCcaaattctagaatgaataattgAGAAACAGCAAAATCAAGGAATTAATCTCATCTAAAGCATGGGCCCTAGCAATGCTTCAGAACATGATATCCTTACCCTTATGGTTAATACGAAAGATTGAGTAAAATTAAGTATCAACATATGATCTGAAACAAGAAAATAGCATATGCAATTGCTCGCAAGATTACACTCACCTTCATATGAAACAAGAAAATTTTGGTAAGAGGCAGACCTTGCAAAAACTTGGGATGAGTCGGGTGGATCTGAAACAATGTTCATCCAATTATCCTCACCTCATCACATAACCAGTTTCAGATTCATATAGCAGAATCACTAACAGAAGAAAATTTATACTCAGAAATTCATCCTAGCATGCATTTGCAACATTTGAAGACTCCATAAACTCACAATTAGTAGTTTCAGATGCATATAGTAGAATCACTGAACAATGAATTTTTTTTGAACATAAACTGTTTTACCTGCAACTAAAAAAGATGAAAACCCTCTTGTTGTTCTCTTTTATATCATAAAAGCCTTCCACCTGACAAGGGAAAACAATGTTTATTTCATAAATAACAAGGAGACAATTTAATATATTTTTCAGCAGGATAAAAGAGATGTCACAAGATGCCAGGCTTTCTGGAGTATACATATCACATAAAGAGAGAAAAACCTAGAAGAGCAAGCGAAATAGTTGTTCTTAGCAAAGCATTCTAGCTTGACTATGGCTCATTTTAGTTTAGCATAAAGAAGGCAATTAACCCAAATATCTTATGAGGCGTGAAGGGGAGAGAAGGATTGAAAGAAGCTCGCCTTGACATCATCATCCCTCCATGGGAGTGCCGCCCTGAGCTCCTCCCATGCCCACCATCTTTAGCCGTCGGGACCTCCCATTCTCTTCAGATCCATGACGCTGCTGCTCCTTGTCCCCATCGCCAGCCTATCGCCAGCCTCTCCTCCACCCTGTGAGGCGTCTGTCGCCTGGGTCTCTGGCCTCCCTGCTCCACCCCACACCGCTGGCATCTTGGCCCTCCCCTGTTCCTCCACCCCCAGTGTGAAGACCCGGCCAACGATGGGGACAAAGAGCAGCAGCGTCTTGGATTGGTATTTATCATGTAGCTAAAGAATTACGTAGAGGAAATTGTACAAATACCAACTTCTCATATTGGACTCCTCATGGCCTTCTCCAAGGAGGAACTTTGTTGCAGCTTCATCAAGTGAGCTCATGCTAACCTGCTGGATTTACAAATTTCATACCAATCAACGACAGTTCCACAAACCATAAAACGTCAAAATAGAAAAACGGAAATGCGGAATTTCCCACCTCCATGGTGTGGAATAGCTTGGCAAAATTCTGCATGAGCAACCCAAGAGAAATGAGAATAAAACCGTACAGGAAGCCAACATTAGAGCAGATAAGCAGCCATACCAGATTTAAGCCGACATGGAGGTGCATCAGGTTATGCTTACTACAGGATACACGCAACAAGGGATAAATTCGAGGGACTGCATCACCACAACGTTTCTTGGGCATGTATATAGGATATAAGCATGAGAAAGGAATGAGGAAGAGGGGGCTAGACACCATGGGGTCGATCCATTGCGGCTGGACCTCGAGGTCAGCAAGCGAGCACGTTTTGTGCAGCAGCCACAAGCATCTCTCACTGTCGATCTCCGCCTCAGGCCACCATAATCATTGGAGAAAACCATCATCTCAGCCTGGGAGCAAGGTGACACATCAACTACTGTAAGTACCTCTTATTGACAAGAAGGGGGAAGAAGCTCACCCAGCAGTAGAGCATGGAAAAGGATGGTGGTGACCAAAGGGATGACCTATTCCACCCAGCGTCGTCGTCCTCTTCCTTGGCCAGGCGATGAACACAGGAACACCCTCTTCAATCCTCGCGTCCTCACCCGCTTCCTTGGCCAGCCCTCCTGGCTTCCAACCGCCGTCGTCAATCCATGCTCCCTGACCCATGCTCGGTGGTAGGCAACAGGGAAGTGGAAAAGAAGGATCCAGGAGATTGAGCTGCCACTAACCGCCAGGTCGCACCTGACCTTACCGCTGCAGGCCGGCGCCGGCCAGTAACCCTCTCCCATCCACCACCGGGCCTCCCTCTCCTttttcctctctctttctccctcctctccttccttctttccTCCCTCCCATCTTCTCTCTCCTGCAAGGACTGACCCATGTGGTTGCCCTTTGCTTGCacgttgccgccgccgccgccggagaggCTCGCCTCCGCAGCCGCACCCTTGGCTCCGGCAGGGGGGAGAGGAAGAACTGACCCTGGAGGGTGTGGCGTCCCGTCTATTGGGGGCTAGGGTTGACCGGGAGGCAGTGCGACTCGCGAGATGGCACGCAGCGCACGGGCAAAGGTCACCCAGCGAAATTTAACCCAGCCAATAGGAAGCGACGCTGAGCCCACCAGTCACGGACCTCAAAAATTAACCGCATGATGAAAATCGCATTAAACATCAGACAGACCTAGCTGCTTGGTTGACCAAATTCAATGCGATCGGACGGCCAGAAACATCCCAATCCGAGGGAGCTCCATGGAGGAGGGTCGGCTAGCATCCTTATAggtattgctatagatgccattgaaaaaactacaagaaaaatgtaaaaaaaatcgggagaacaagattaccctatACA
This sequence is a window from Aegilops tauschii subsp. strangulata cultivar AL8/78 chromosome 7, Aet v6.0, whole genome shotgun sequence. Protein-coding genes within it:
- the LOC109778600 gene encoding uncharacterized protein, with translation MELGAFAGWTTKTVKYEDWDDKEDPLRLPTWAYKWDVLNETTDDPSVMYKLYKSKLDAITPEQVEWEPYGKGESFGNPIEFRLNPMCTRDRDLWHMRCPLICNWAVELHLPHRVFRQFGLFQPHPPEWEDTDKLLHALDRKKQRKIKDWAKHHRKYVVQFALSVEQARAGKRAQLREHCPIAFNNYLTWFLASTRVEVCQPAYAEEILEEPTVFDEVAQHQYNALVRKGNSVIPSAPMMNFVRAQIKKAADETETILETTPAGKSDGEGALRAFIKRQGQKLRRLTNLFGCRDPEYVSPERSRSATPSDPASGQGHGEPFEDEDVGVVTQKVADDMTVGRYQARSAYELKPRTGINKYTPEDFTQRGQRGKRTVGTSRMAALDDYVDDVDEPEPEPERVPLPRKVKKISVKRGGGASKRGKH